Proteins from a genomic interval of Diprion similis isolate iyDipSimi1 chromosome 10, iyDipSimi1.1, whole genome shotgun sequence:
- the LOC124410949 gene encoding regulator of nonsense transcripts 2, producing the protein MSEIQNDSQEAEKVSPKVSEADKEFLMEYIREAEQRFSTKEKIRLANLNLSRPPDSHFSKLDSSLKKNTTFVKKLKNFCTAQLDTVLKDMSNLNLTKYISEVATALVEAKLKMTDVAPAVKVCSYLHQNYAEFGAHFFENWQRILSFKVGDKIPNPSKLRVDLRFYAELVNAGIFTHKQGLPLLGSVLTVLINMDKEDHNNVTIILSFCRHCGEDYAGLVPRKIRELSELWPGEPLPKSKLLSSDKQQNVRTLLRDYYNSLCKHLLKEHKELQAFEKQNRKILQTRGELSSERKEKLETLQVSYERLFNGVQSFSETLDESMPELPVDMEVKTEAEESFKMTCEGEDSGTTTEDMWGDEETKRFYEVFPDLTVFLPGSYSKEAPVPKPDENQLTEEALDEELVLDELEDTDKVAEEPEAEVEETHVTNISNKILLDAFLTHLPNCVNREMIDNAAVDFLMNLNTKHNRKKLIKALFGVSRIRLDLLPFYSRLAGILYPVMPDVANDLCLMLKQDFKYHVRKKDQINIESKIKVVRYIGELVKFKLYSKIEALYCLKVLLHDFTHHHVEMACNLLETCGRFLFCSPDSHQRTKIYLEQMMRKKAVTALDSRYVTIIENAYYFVNPPESTGGIAKKERPPMHEFIRKLLYQDLSKANTDKVLRLMRKLDWEDDNISTYAIKCLVAAHNVKYLNIRCVGSLLAGLVAHYEAVGPYVVDGVLEDIRLCMEINLPKYNQRRIAMVKYLGELYNYRLVESGDIFRTLYLLITFGVATDHTVPTILDPPEHLFRIRLVCTLLETCGQYFSGGSSKKKLDYFLIFFQHYYWFKRSDPVWTVENLFPVSVDYMYRDTLTMLRPKMQLFQSFKEARCAVDELRNTLYPSLARIEVKEDEQYSGEPRASESNNESEAMGAIPEVDEEVTTPTPITSGNGSGDAKGILEELHFDESEEYSEAQSEDDWATDGYREGNHDTQENTQGEFSLSAGVSEGVVMDPSELDAALPMAPRRVGCPEDDDFLSALDKMVSDNIQDRMRDSVKPQQVDISVPLHVKSTKKTYEQLREGPSDSTTVDFVLMLRKGNKQQYKNLAVPVSSELAMNLRNREQEQKEEKERVKRLTLNITERQEEEDYQETINQGTRPVTVNLNRERRQKYNHPKGAPDADLIFGPKKIR; encoded by the coding sequence ATGTCCGAGATTCAAAATGACAGTCAAGAGGCGGAAAAAGTGTCGCCTAAGGTCTCGGAAGCGGACAAGGAGTTTCTGATGGAATACATCAGGGAGGCGGAACAGCGCTTCTCCACAAAGGAAAAGATTCGATTGGCGAACCTAAATTTGTCCCGTCCACCTGATTCGCACTTCAGCAAACTGGAttccagtttgaaaaaaaataccacatTTGTCAAAAAGCTCAAGAACTTTTGTACAGCTCAGTTAGACACCGTCCTTAAAGATATGAGCAATTTGAATCTAACAAAGTATATAAGCGAAGTGGCGACGGCTCTTGTAGaggcaaaattgaaaatgactgATGTCGCACCAGCTGTGAAGGTTTGCAGTTACCTGCACCAGAATTATGCTGAATTTGGTGCTCACTTCTTTGAGAATTGGCAGAGGATACTGAGCTTCAAAGTTGGCGACAAGATTCCAAATCCTAGTAAGCTAAGAGTAGATTTAAGATTTTACGCTGAATTAGTAAACGCCGGCATATTCACGCACAAGCAGGGTCTTCCGCTATTGGGCAGTGTGCTCACCGTACTCATTAATATGGACAAGGAAGACCACAACAATGTCACGATAATTTTGAGTTTTTGTCGTCATTGCGGTGAGGACTATGCGGGTCTGGTACcaagaaaaataagagaattATCTGAGCTGTGGCCAGGTGAGCCCTTGCCAAAAAGCAAACTACTGTCCTCCGACAAGCAGCAGAATGTTCGAACACTACTGCGGGACTATTACAACTCTTTGTGCAAACATCTGCTCAAGGAACACAAGGAACTTCAGGCATTCGAAAAACAGAATCGAAAGATACTGCAGACCAGAGGTGAATTGAGCTcagagaggaaagaaaagttGGAAACCCTGCAAGTATCATATGAGCGTTTGTTCAATGGTGTGCAAAGCTTTTCAGAAACATTAGATGAAAGCATGCCTGAATTGCCAGTAGACATGGAGGTCAAGACAGAAGCAGAAGAGTCTTTCAAGATGACTTGCGAGGGCGAGGATAGCGGCACAACAACAGAAGATATGTGGGGCGATGAGGAGACTAAGAGATTCTATGAAGTATTCCCAGATCTAACGGTATTTTTGCCAGGTTCTTATTCAAAAGAAGCACCTGTGCCCAAACCTGACGAAAATCAACTAACAGAGGAGGCTCTGGACGAGGAATTGGTGCTGGATGAGCTCGAGGATACAGACAAAGTTGCCGAAGAGCCAGAGGCTGAGGTTGAAGAGACGCATGTAACGAATATCAGCAACAAAATATTATTGGATGCGTTTCTGACTCATCTCCCTAATTGTGTTAATAGAGAAATGATCGACAATGCGGCTGTTGATTTCCTTATGAATTTAAACACCAAGCACAATAGAAAGAAACTGATTAAGGCTCTGTTCGGTGTGTCCAGAATTCGGTTAGACTTGCTGCCCTTCTACTCACGGCTTGCTGGTATCCTTTATCCAGTTATGCCAGACGTTGCTAATGACCTCTGTTTGATGCTCAAGCAAGACTTTAAGTACCACGTTAGAAAGAAAGACCAGATCAACATTGAGTCGAAAATAAAAGTTGTTCGTTACATCGGTGAGCTTGTTAAGTTCAAACTGTACTCAAAAATTGAGGCACTTTACTGCCTTAAGGTACTGTTGCACGATTTCACTCATCACCATGTCGAGATGGCTTGCAATCTATTAGAGACGTGCGGCAGGTTCTTATTTTGTTCCCCAGACTCTCATCAACGCACAAAAATCTACCTGGAGCAAATGATGCGAAAAAAGGCGGTTACTGCTTTGGATTCGCGTTATGTAACGATAATCGAGAACGCTTACTACTTTGTTAATCCACCAGAGTCGACTGGcggtattgcaaaaaaagaaaggccACCTATGCACGAGTTTATTAGAAAACTACTTTACCAGGATCTGTCCAAGGCAAATACTGACAAGGTATTGAGACTAATGAGAAAACTGGACTGGGAGGATGACAATATTTCTACGTATGCTATTAAATGTCTTGTAGCCGCCCATAATGTAAAGTACCTGAACATAAGGTGCGTTGGTAGTTTACTAGCAGGTCTTGTAGCGCATTATGAGGCTGTTGGCCCCTACGTCGTAGATGGTGTTCTTGAAGACATAAGACTGTGCATGGAGATAAATTTGCCAAAGTATAACCAACGACGTATTGCAATGGTCAAGTACCTGGGCGAATTATACAATTATCGCCTAGTCGAGAGCGGCGATATCTTCCGCACTCTCTATCTGCTCATAACTTTTGGCGTTGCCACCGATCATACAGTACCTACGATCCTTGATCCACCTGAGCATTTGTTCAGAATCCGTTTGGTCTGCACACTCCTGGAAACATGTGGTCAATACTTTAGTGGTGGTTCTAGTAAAAAGAAACTGGATTATTTCCTAATATTCTTCCAGCATTACTACTGGTTCAAGCGTAGCGATCCTGTATGGACTGTTGAAAATCTGTTTCCAGTCAGTGTTGATTATATGTATCGTGACACACTGACAATGCTTAGGCCGAAGATGCAGCTGTTCCAAAGTTTCAAAGAGGCTCGCTGTGCTGTAGATGAATTACGCAACACTTTGTACCCAAGTCTCGCCAGAATTGAAGTAAAGGAGGACGAGCAGTATTCAGGTGAACCACGCGCATCCGAAAGCAATAATGAATCTGAAGCAATGGGGGCTATACCTGAGGTCGATGAGGAAGTGACGACACCTACGCCAATAACTTCGGGTAACGGAAGTGGAGATGCCAAGGGCATACTGGAAGAACTGCACTTTGACGAAAGTGAAGAATATTCTGAAGCACAGTCGGAAGATGACTGGGCAACAGACGGTTACAGAGAAGGTAATCATGATACACAAGAAAATACTCAAGGGGAGTTCAGTCTGTCGGCAGGCGTGAGCGAGGGGGTCGTTATGGACCCCTCAGAATTGGATGCTGCGTTGCCAATGGCGCCAAGACGGGTTGGCTGCCCAGAAGATGACGATTTTCTTTCAGCCCTTGACAAAATGGTGTCTGACAATATCCAGGACCGGATGCGTGACTCGGTGAAGCCTCAACAAGTTGATATATCTGTGCCACTTCATGTCAAGAGCACAAAGAAGACATATGAACAACTACGCGAAGGACCGTCGGACAGTACGACTGTAGATTTTGTGCTGATGCTTAGGAAAGGTAATAAGCAGCAGTATAAAAATCTTGCTGTTCCTGTGTCTTCCGAGCTAGCTATGAATCTCAGGAATCGGGAACAAGAGCAGAAGGAAGAAAAGGAGAGGGTGAAGAGATTGACACTAAACATTACCGAAAGACAGGAGGAAGAAGATTATCAAGAGACTATAAATCAAGGCACTAGACCTGTTACTGTTAATCTGAACAGAGAACGTCGACAAAAGTACAATCACCCAAAGGGTGCGCCTGATGCGGATCTTATTTTTGGGCCTAAGAAAATTCGATGA
- the LOC124410951 gene encoding methylosome subunit pICln codes for MVVLINFLLPQEGVRHEEPDTTLYINDREVGKGTLYVTESLLSWVSGTTGQGFSLEYPNISLHAISRDQQLHPHQYLYVMVDAKLDPADMQELLPVDARSEGNDEEDDDDESETPMTEMRFVPENPNSLDAMFQAMSQCQALHPDPQAEEDIYEDAEDDVFKCWEGETDAVPYILASDEAYNQNGADTDEAMDIEAGQFEDAEEDP; via the exons ATGGTCGTACTGATCAATTTCCTACTGCCGCAAGAAGGTGTTCGACACGAGGAGCCTGACACTACATTGTACATAAATGACAGAGAAGTTGGAAAGGGTACACTGTATGTGACAGAAAG CCTACTGTCATGGGTTAGTGGGACAACTGGTCAAGGATTTTCATTGGAATATCCTAATATATCGCTGCATGCTATATCAAGGGACCAACAACTACATCCTCACCAATACCTTTACGTCATGGTAGATGCAAAATTAGACCCTGcag ATATGCAAGAATTACTGCCTGTGGATGCCCGATCTGAAGGAAACGATGAAGAGGACGATGACGATGAGTCGGAAACTCCGATGACTGAAATGAGATTTGTTCCAGAAAATCCAAATAGCTTGGATGCCATGTTTCAAGCGATGAGTCAGTGCCAAGCACTTCACCCTGACCCTCAAG CTGAAGAGGATATCTATGAGGATGCTGAGGATGATGTTTTCAAATGTTGGGAAGGTGAGACAGATGCTGTTCCATACATATTGGCATCGG ATGAAGCATATAATCAGAATGGCGCAGATACAGATGAAGCCATGGATATTGAAGCAGGCCAATTTGAAGATGCTGAAGAAGATCCTTAG
- the LOC124410896 gene encoding adrenodoxin-like protein 1, mitochondrial, producing MTVSLPNFFSRFLVKRLLFSSSYYRPKIFSKLDMHTTERLGHGEYEYQDPTSEDQVVNVVYITKHGEKIPVRGKVGDNVLYLAHRHGIEMEGACEASLACTTCHVYVNSDHREKLPTAEDKEEDLLDLAPFLKENSRLGCQIILTKELNGLELELPKATRNFYVDGHTPTPH from the exons ATGACAGTATCTTTGCCAAACTTTTTCTCGAGGTTCTTAGTGAAGAGATTATTGTTTTCGTCAAGCTATTATcgcccaaaaatattttccaagctTGACATGCACACAACTGAGC GATTAGGTCACGGAGAATACGAGTATCAGGATCCTACATCGGAGGACCAAGT CGTTAACGTGGTGTACATTACTAAACATGGAGAAAAGATACCAGTCAGAGGAAAAGTTGGTGACAATGTATTGTACTTGGCGCACAGGCACGGAATTGAAATGGAAGGGGCGTGCGAAGCTTCCTTGGCCTGTACGACTTGCCATGTCTACGTAAATTCTGATCACAGGGAAAAATTGCCCACAGCAGAAGACAAAGAGGAAGATTTATTAGACCTGGCACCATTCCTGAAAGAAAATTCCAGATTGG gATGTCAAATAATTCTGACCAAAGAATTAAATGGATTAGAACTTGAACTTCCAAAAGctacaagaaatttttatgtagATGGTCACACTCCAACACCCCATTGA
- the LOC124411603 gene encoding sprouty-related, EVH1 domain-containing protein 1 isoform X1, producing the protein MTEASEDGNYLVRVRAQVMTRDDSSGGWVPLGGGGLSNVSVRRRSPPTAGGHPNVGIASPGIPSAASATAVPTTSASGTAHPGVVPNLGSTSHDSTTTSPPGATDGKHEYLIYGKRISDQTVVLSCTIKKDFEYNKVMPTFHHWRTGEKKFGLTFQTAADARAFDKGVRTAVEELLEGLAESSLYCGQSDVGDDDVFMTLNLPVDPVDPRPSSETQRGAVRKLNHHHHHSQCSDFSLDPHKAPPIHYIGGPSAKPLPPPHHPLESMDVGTDNYPYVQLTTLNHEYQYPVIEDHKGGRFDRRGSSSSLKKPDVIVSQLAKSCGKRNSSVRLRCKHCQELYSEQHNPRGSCEYAPDPVRRGIATVSCLSCAQCMLYHCMSDAEGDFAQNPCSCSTEEGCGRRWFGLALLSMIVPCLWFYPPLRAVHWCGMSCGLCGGRHYPME; encoded by the exons ATGACAGAGGCGTCGGAAGA TGGTAACTACTTGGTAAGGGTCAGGGCCCAGGTCATGACTAGGGACGACAGCTCCGGGGGTTGGGTGCCTCTTGGCGGCGGGGGATTGTCCAACGTCTCTGTGAGACGGAGGTCTCCCCCCACCGCGGGGGGGCACCCCAATGTCGGCATCGCAAGTCCTGGGATCCCTTCCGCCGCCTCAGCAACCGCTGTGCCTACCACGTCAGCCTCTGGCACAGCTCACCCCGGCGTCGTCCCTAACCTTGGCTCCACGTCTCATGACTCGACGACTACCTCCCCACCTGGGGCAACAGATGGCAAACACGAATATCTCATCTATGGCAAACGAATCTCTGATCAGACT GTCGTTCTTAGCTGCACAATAAAAAAGGATTTTGAATACAACAAAGTTATGCCAACATTTCACCATTGGCGCacgggagagaaaaaatttggactAACCTTTCAAACAGCTGCGGATGCCAGGGCATTCGACAAGGGTGTCCGGACAGCGGTTGAAGAATTGCTAGAAG GTCTTGCGGAATCATCCTTGTATTGTGGTCAATCAGATGTTGGAGATGACGATGTTTTCATG ACATTAAACCTGCCCGTGGATCCGGTAGATCCGCGCCCATCATCAGAAACACAGCGAGGCGCGGTTCGTAAGCTgaatcatcaccatcatcattcTCAATGCTCGGATTTTTCTTTGGATCCCCATAAGGCCCCGCCGATTCATTACATTGGCGGCCCTTCAGCAAAGCCACTTCCTCCGCCACATCATCCCTTGGAATCAATGGACGTCGGTACAGATAATTACCCGTACGTACAGCTGACAACCCTGAACCATGAATACCAGTACCCAGTTATTGAGGACCATAAAGGTGGGAGGTTCGACAGACGTGGCTCTTCGAGCTCCCTCAAGAAGCCAGATGTGATAGTTTCACAGCTGGCAAAAAGTTGCGGGAAACGTAATAGCAGCGTACGTCTACGGTGCAAACATTGCCAGGAGTTATATTCTGAGCAGCACAACCCGAGAGGTTCCTGTGAATACGCACCCGATCCAGTCAGACGGGGCATCGCCACCGTTTCGTGTCTCTCGTGTGCCCAGTGCATGCTTTATCACTGCATGAGCGACGCTGAGGGGGATTTTGCACAGAACCCATGCAG CTGCAGTACGGAGGAAGGCTGCGGTCGACGATGGTTCGGACTGGCTCTGTTGTCGATGATTGTTCCTTGTTTGTGGTTTTACCCACCTCTTCGCGCCGTTCACTGGTGTGGAATGTCTTGCGGGTTGTGCGGAGGTCGCCATTATCCCATGGAATAA
- the LOC124411603 gene encoding sprouty-related, EVH1 domain-containing protein 1 isoform X2: MTEASEDGNYLVRVRAQVMTRDDSSGGWVPLGGGGLSNVSVRRRSPPTAGGHPNVGIASPGIPSAASATAVPTTSASGTAHPGVVPNLGSTSHDSTTTSPPGATDGKHEYLIYGKRISDQTVVLSCTIKKDFEYNKVMPTFHHWRTGEKKFGLTFQTAADARAFDKGVRTAVEELLEDVGDDDVFMTLNLPVDPVDPRPSSETQRGAVRKLNHHHHHSQCSDFSLDPHKAPPIHYIGGPSAKPLPPPHHPLESMDVGTDNYPYVQLTTLNHEYQYPVIEDHKGGRFDRRGSSSSLKKPDVIVSQLAKSCGKRNSSVRLRCKHCQELYSEQHNPRGSCEYAPDPVRRGIATVSCLSCAQCMLYHCMSDAEGDFAQNPCSCSTEEGCGRRWFGLALLSMIVPCLWFYPPLRAVHWCGMSCGLCGGRHYPME, from the exons ATGACAGAGGCGTCGGAAGA TGGTAACTACTTGGTAAGGGTCAGGGCCCAGGTCATGACTAGGGACGACAGCTCCGGGGGTTGGGTGCCTCTTGGCGGCGGGGGATTGTCCAACGTCTCTGTGAGACGGAGGTCTCCCCCCACCGCGGGGGGGCACCCCAATGTCGGCATCGCAAGTCCTGGGATCCCTTCCGCCGCCTCAGCAACCGCTGTGCCTACCACGTCAGCCTCTGGCACAGCTCACCCCGGCGTCGTCCCTAACCTTGGCTCCACGTCTCATGACTCGACGACTACCTCCCCACCTGGGGCAACAGATGGCAAACACGAATATCTCATCTATGGCAAACGAATCTCTGATCAGACT GTCGTTCTTAGCTGCACAATAAAAAAGGATTTTGAATACAACAAAGTTATGCCAACATTTCACCATTGGCGCacgggagagaaaaaatttggactAACCTTTCAAACAGCTGCGGATGCCAGGGCATTCGACAAGGGTGTCCGGACAGCGGTTGAAGAATTGCTAGAAG ATGTTGGAGATGACGATGTTTTCATG ACATTAAACCTGCCCGTGGATCCGGTAGATCCGCGCCCATCATCAGAAACACAGCGAGGCGCGGTTCGTAAGCTgaatcatcaccatcatcattcTCAATGCTCGGATTTTTCTTTGGATCCCCATAAGGCCCCGCCGATTCATTACATTGGCGGCCCTTCAGCAAAGCCACTTCCTCCGCCACATCATCCCTTGGAATCAATGGACGTCGGTACAGATAATTACCCGTACGTACAGCTGACAACCCTGAACCATGAATACCAGTACCCAGTTATTGAGGACCATAAAGGTGGGAGGTTCGACAGACGTGGCTCTTCGAGCTCCCTCAAGAAGCCAGATGTGATAGTTTCACAGCTGGCAAAAAGTTGCGGGAAACGTAATAGCAGCGTACGTCTACGGTGCAAACATTGCCAGGAGTTATATTCTGAGCAGCACAACCCGAGAGGTTCCTGTGAATACGCACCCGATCCAGTCAGACGGGGCATCGCCACCGTTTCGTGTCTCTCGTGTGCCCAGTGCATGCTTTATCACTGCATGAGCGACGCTGAGGGGGATTTTGCACAGAACCCATGCAG CTGCAGTACGGAGGAAGGCTGCGGTCGACGATGGTTCGGACTGGCTCTGTTGTCGATGATTGTTCCTTGTTTGTGGTTTTACCCACCTCTTCGCGCCGTTCACTGGTGTGGAATGTCTTGCGGGTTGTGCGGAGGTCGCCATTATCCCATGGAATAA